From Candidatus Angelobacter sp., the proteins below share one genomic window:
- a CDS encoding pyridoxal phosphate-dependent aminotransferase encodes MNYKISQRASSLSPSLTLAIDAKAKQMKAEGQDVVGFGAGEPDFDTPQHIKDAAIKALNEGFTKYTPSSGIPELRQAIADKFKRENGLSYKPSQVIVSCGGKHSCYNVILATCQEGDEVVIPAPYWLSYPEMVKLAGAKPVILQTSDRTEFKLTPDQLRDAITPRTRLLVLNSPSNPTGSVYTPEEVKAIGDICVEKDVLIMSDEIYEHLLYDGAKHKGVASFSQGHYDHTIVVHGFAKAWSMTGWRLGFLAAPEPIARAIDAIQSHSTSNPTSFAQKGGVAALTGPQDHLPKWLAEYDRRRTYAWKKLNSIPGVSCVNSKGAFYLFPNISKLGLKSTDFCAKLLELEKVAAVPGIAFGADEYLRLSYATSMANIEKGLERLERFCKGLAK; translated from the coding sequence ATGAATTATAAAATATCGCAACGTGCCTCTTCGCTGTCGCCTTCGCTCACGCTGGCCATCGACGCCAAGGCCAAACAGATGAAGGCGGAAGGCCAGGACGTCGTCGGTTTCGGTGCGGGCGAACCCGATTTCGACACGCCACAGCACATCAAGGATGCTGCGATCAAGGCGCTCAACGAAGGTTTCACGAAATACACACCGTCGAGCGGCATTCCCGAATTGCGCCAGGCAATCGCCGACAAGTTCAAACGCGAGAATGGCCTCAGCTACAAACCGTCACAGGTCATCGTCTCCTGCGGCGGCAAACATTCCTGCTATAACGTCATCCTGGCGACGTGTCAGGAAGGCGACGAGGTCGTCATTCCCGCGCCGTACTGGTTGAGCTACCCTGAAATGGTAAAGCTTGCGGGGGCGAAGCCGGTCATTTTGCAGACCAGCGACCGGACTGAATTCAAACTCACGCCAGACCAGCTCCGCGACGCGATCACGCCGCGCACACGATTGCTCGTCCTGAACTCACCCAGCAACCCGACCGGTTCGGTTTATACACCGGAGGAAGTCAAGGCCATCGGCGATATTTGCGTGGAGAAGGACGTGCTCATCATGAGCGACGAGATTTACGAACATCTGCTCTACGACGGCGCCAAACACAAGGGCGTCGCCAGTTTTTCGCAGGGGCACTATGACCACACCATTGTCGTGCATGGCTTTGCCAAGGCGTGGAGCATGACCGGCTGGCGTCTGGGCTTCCTCGCCGCGCCGGAGCCGATTGCCAGGGCCATTGACGCCATCCAGAGTCACAGCACGAGCAACCCGACTTCGTTCGCGCAGAAGGGCGGCGTCGCCGCGCTCACCGGACCACAGGATCATCTCCCGAAATGGCTCGCCGAATACGACAGGCGCCGCACCTACGCATGGAAGAAATTAAACAGCATACCCGGCGTCAGTTGCGTGAACTCGAAGGGCGCTTTCTATCTTTTCCCGAATATTTCCAAACTCGGCCTCAAGTCCACCGACTTTTGCGCGAAGCTGCTTGAACTGGAAAAAGTCGCCGCCGTCCCCGGCATCGCCTTTGGTGCGGATGAATACCTTCGACTCAGCTATGCGACAAGCATGGCGAATATTGAGAAGGGACTGGAGCGGCTGGAACGTTTCTGCAAAGGCCTCGCGAAGTAG
- a CDS encoding prepilin-type N-terminal cleavage/methylation domain-containing protein: MNINTSKKQLRVHSRGMENGFRPAAFTLIELLVVIAVIAILAGLLLPALGKAKAQALSVACMNNLKQLQICCHLYALDNTDTLPPNNYVYDVNTSQPSAGFSSNITWCPGLAPYDSTPANIESGLLFSYNRSIAIYHCPADKSKVETTDGIRLPLTRTRSYNMSQSINGHPIDPDQFIYPPSFKRESAIDEPSPSQLFVFIDVHEGGILDSLFGIPPPGWNFVNTNGIPAAATWWDLPANRHSQGCNFSFADGHAEHWKWAVPKVFVKIGQPVDLNGEIKDYRRVQADVRPAKDPILLLAQ; this comes from the coding sequence ATGAATATCAACACCAGCAAAAAACAACTGCGCGTCCATTCACGCGGAATGGAAAATGGATTCCGGCCGGCGGCCTTCACACTGATCGAATTGCTGGTCGTCATTGCCGTGATCGCAATTCTAGCGGGTCTCCTTTTGCCGGCCTTGGGCAAAGCAAAGGCTCAAGCATTGAGTGTCGCATGCATGAACAATCTCAAGCAGCTTCAAATCTGCTGTCATCTTTACGCGCTCGATAACACGGACACCCTTCCTCCGAACAACTACGTCTACGACGTTAATACAAGCCAACCATCCGCAGGATTTAGCTCAAACATTACTTGGTGCCCCGGATTGGCTCCCTACGATTCAACCCCGGCCAATATCGAAAGTGGTTTGCTCTTTTCGTACAACCGCTCCATAGCCATCTATCATTGCCCAGCCGACAAATCGAAAGTTGAAACGACCGACGGCATTCGACTGCCTCTGACAAGGACACGCAGTTACAACATGAGCCAGTCGATCAATGGACATCCTATTGACCCGGATCAATTTATTTATCCCCCCAGCTTTAAAAGAGAGTCGGCTATCGATGAGCCGTCACCCTCGCAGTTGTTCGTTTTTATCGATGTACACGAAGGTGGAATCCTTGACTCCCTGTTTGGCATCCCACCTCCAGGCTGGAATTTCGTCAACACAAATGGCATCCCCGCAGCAGCGACATGGTGGGACTTGCCCGCGAACCGGCACAGTCAAGGGTGTAACTTCTCTTTCGCTGACGGACACGCGGAGCATTGGAAATGGGCCGTTCCAAAAGTATTCGTGAAGATCGGACAACCTGTTGATCTGAACGGCGAAATCAAAGATTATCGACGTGTCCAAGCAGATGTGCGGCCGGCAAAAGATCCAATTTTGCTGTTAGCGCAATAG
- a CDS encoding M23 family metallopeptidase: MRRLACCCFPVLLVTFAQSPALPQPFLPPTANHTLFESGGGERFFVGTVGKPWTTGTFGCVRSDGRQIHEGLDIKCLQRDSRGEPADAVVATADGTVVYFSTKPSLSNYGNYVILRHHIAGLEVYSLYAHLKKVREGLKIGLEVKAGETIAVMGRTTNTREGISKERAHVHFELDLFVNDRFSAWYGKAFPGQRNDHGEWNGQNLLGLDPRLIFLEQLKQGANFNLLNFIRSQSEICRVIVRDTNFPWLKRYPALIERNPIAEKEGVAGYELSLNFNGIPFRLIPRAASEIKNKARFQVLSVNVHEQEKNPCRRLVVKRGNRWELGQNGNHLLELLTY; the protein is encoded by the coding sequence GTGCGCCGCCTCGCCTGCTGTTGTTTTCCAGTCCTGCTGGTCACCTTCGCCCAGTCACCGGCCTTGCCACAACCGTTTCTGCCACCGACAGCCAATCACACCCTGTTTGAGTCTGGAGGCGGAGAAAGATTTTTTGTCGGTACCGTGGGCAAACCTTGGACAACCGGCACGTTCGGTTGTGTACGCTCGGATGGCCGGCAAATACACGAAGGACTCGACATCAAATGTCTTCAACGCGACTCGCGAGGCGAGCCGGCTGATGCGGTCGTCGCCACCGCTGACGGCACGGTTGTGTATTTCAGCACCAAACCGTCGCTTTCCAACTATGGCAACTACGTCATACTCCGACACCACATCGCTGGTCTGGAAGTTTATTCCCTCTATGCCCACTTAAAAAAAGTTCGCGAGGGACTGAAAATCGGCCTGGAGGTCAAGGCGGGAGAGACCATTGCCGTCATGGGGCGCACTACCAACACACGCGAAGGCATCTCCAAAGAACGTGCGCATGTTCACTTCGAGCTGGACCTCTTCGTCAACGACCGGTTTTCCGCCTGGTATGGGAAGGCCTTTCCCGGGCAGCGCAATGACCATGGCGAATGGAACGGACAAAACCTGCTGGGCTTGGATCCGCGGCTGATTTTCCTGGAACAACTAAAGCAGGGCGCAAACTTCAATTTGTTGAACTTCATTCGCTCGCAGTCGGAAATCTGCCGCGTTATTGTGCGCGATACAAACTTTCCCTGGCTGAAACGGTATCCGGCCCTGATTGAAAGAAATCCGATCGCGGAAAAAGAAGGCGTGGCCGGTTACGAACTTTCGCTGAATTTCAACGGCATCCCATTCCGGCTCATTCCACGCGCGGCTTCCGAAATCAAGAACAAGGCCCGCTTCCAGGTCCTCTCCGTCAACGTGCACGAGCAGGAGAAAAATCCCTGCCGCCGGCTGGTGGTGAAACGCGGCAACCGCTGGGAACTCGGACAAAACGGAAATCATTTGCTGGAACTGCTGACCTACTGA